One window from the genome of Kaistella carnis encodes:
- a CDS encoding NAD kinase: MKVAVYSQKNDLDTFLYLSKFVSELEKRGVQAVLYEEMANAMQFSKNFETFAGKEDLRSMKVDLFFTFGGDGTIVNSLIFVQDLEIPVVGVNTGRLGFLASFTKEEIFLELDDIIKGEVKISKRSVIEIVSPNNSMFFPFALNDLTISRKETTAMITVESYINGEFLNTFWGDGIIISTPTGSTAYSLSCGGPIITPNNDTFVITPIAPHNLNVRPLIVNDNVEIRLNVKSRVPQYSLSLDSRLFHMETDVEIILRKAHFKILLIHPNNLSFYETIRQKLLWGNDKRN, from the coding sequence ATGAAAGTAGCCGTTTATTCCCAAAAAAATGATTTAGATACCTTCTTGTATCTGAGTAAATTTGTATCTGAACTTGAGAAAAGAGGAGTTCAGGCCGTGTTATACGAAGAAATGGCCAACGCAATGCAGTTCTCCAAGAACTTTGAAACCTTCGCCGGCAAAGAAGATTTAAGATCCATGAAGGTCGATTTGTTTTTTACTTTCGGCGGTGATGGAACAATCGTTAATTCTTTAATTTTTGTTCAGGATTTAGAGATTCCGGTGGTGGGAGTAAATACAGGACGTTTAGGTTTCCTCGCAAGTTTTACCAAAGAAGAAATCTTTTTAGAGCTCGATGATATTATAAAAGGAGAAGTTAAAATCAGCAAACGTTCGGTCATTGAAATCGTATCCCCGAACAATTCCATGTTTTTCCCTTTTGCTTTAAATGACTTAACCATTTCAAGAAAAGAAACTACGGCGATGATCACGGTAGAATCTTATATTAATGGTGAATTTTTAAATACATTTTGGGGTGATGGGATTATTATTTCCACGCCAACGGGTTCTACGGCTTACTCATTAAGTTGCGGAGGACCAATCATTACTCCAAATAATGACACTTTTGTTATTACCCCGATTGCGCCGCATAACTTAAATGTGCGTCCTTTAATTGTAAATGATAATGTTGAAATAAGATTGAATGTGAAAAGTAGGGTTCCGCAATATTCACTATCACTGGATTCCCGCCTTTTCCATATGGAAACTGATGTTGAAATTATACTCAGAAAAGCACATTTCAAAATTTTGTTGATCCATCCCAATAATTTAAGTTTTTATGAAACCATCCGTCAGAAACTGCTTTGGGGCAATGATAAAAGAAATTAA
- the fbaA gene encoding class II fructose-bisphosphate aldolase: MSRAFPAGVATGQVVTDIFQFAKENKFALPAVNVIGSSNVNATMETAAKLNSPVIIQFSNGGAAFNAGKGMSNDGQKAAILGGIAGAKHIHTLAEAYGATVILHTDHCAKKLLPWIDGLMDANEEFFKQTGKSLYSSHMLDLSEEPIEENLDISCKYFERMAKMGMTLEIELGITGGEEDGVDNSGVDSSKLYTQPDEVAYAYERLNAISPNFTIAAAFGNVHGVYKPGNVKLTPKILDNSQKYVSEKFGLGAEPINFVFHGGSGSTLEEIREAIDYGVIKMNIDTDLQFAYTEGIRDYMVEKLDYLKSQIGNPEGADKPNKKYYDPRGWVRKGEETFSKRLVQAFEDLNNVNTL; encoded by the coding sequence ATGAGCAGAGCATTTCCAGCTGGTGTTGCCACAGGACAAGTGGTAACCGACATTTTTCAATTTGCAAAAGAGAATAAGTTTGCATTACCCGCAGTTAATGTCATTGGTTCAAGCAATGTAAACGCAACCATGGAAACAGCTGCAAAGCTAAATTCGCCCGTAATTATACAGTTTTCAAACGGTGGTGCTGCTTTTAATGCAGGAAAAGGCATGAGCAACGACGGCCAAAAAGCGGCAATTTTGGGTGGTATCGCTGGTGCAAAACACATTCACACATTGGCAGAAGCTTATGGAGCAACGGTAATTTTACATACCGATCACTGTGCAAAAAAATTATTGCCTTGGATTGATGGCTTGATGGATGCAAACGAAGAGTTTTTCAAACAGACCGGAAAATCTTTGTATTCTTCTCACATGCTTGATTTATCAGAAGAACCTATAGAGGAAAATCTAGATATTTCCTGCAAATATTTCGAAAGAATGGCAAAAATGGGCATGACTTTAGAAATCGAGCTTGGGATTACCGGAGGGGAAGAAGATGGTGTTGATAATTCCGGTGTAGATTCATCAAAGCTTTACACGCAACCTGATGAAGTGGCTTACGCCTACGAAAGATTAAATGCAATTTCTCCTAATTTTACGATTGCTGCAGCTTTCGGAAATGTACATGGCGTATACAAACCTGGAAATGTGAAGTTGACTCCGAAAATTTTAGATAATTCTCAAAAATATGTTTCCGAGAAATTCGGTCTTGGAGCGGAGCCAATTAATTTTGTTTTCCACGGTGGATCCGGATCTACTTTAGAGGAGATTAGAGAAGCGATTGATTATGGAGTTATCAAAATGAATATCGATACCGATTTGCAGTTTGCTTACACAGAGGGAATTAGAGATTATATGGTTGAGAAATTAGACTACCTTAAATCTCAAATTGGAAATCCTGAAGGCGCAGACAAGCCAAATAAAAAATATTATGATCCAAGAGGTTGGGTTAGAAAAGGAGAAGAAACCTTTAGTAAAAGATTGGTTCAGGCTTTTGAAGACCTGAATAATGTAAATACACTTTAA
- a CDS encoding GLPGLI family protein → MIKQFIISITVFAFSFVFSQNKSFVYELKFKPNPTKDSIATEKFALDINDGKSMFRTLKDKEADSTFHATKRLSFMTTSFKDFKSVSKDLKTKETKKFINNFQKLFTVKIDEDLVWNIEKETKESLGMKAQKATTSYGGRKWTAWFTNEIPLQEGPYVFYGLPGLITEINDTQNEYHFSLVQIKNSDGKLYEKEKALPISWKQYEKLALAYYSDPTREINGKNAGGAVVMKWVDEEGNELIPNFKEMNESEQKIIRENNNPIELNHKINYK, encoded by the coding sequence ATGATTAAACAATTCATTATTAGCATTACCGTATTCGCTTTTAGTTTCGTCTTCTCCCAAAATAAAAGTTTCGTTTATGAATTAAAATTCAAACCGAATCCGACAAAAGACAGCATCGCTACGGAAAAATTTGCGTTAGATATCAATGATGGGAAATCAATGTTTAGAACATTAAAAGACAAAGAAGCAGATTCTACGTTTCATGCTACGAAGAGATTAAGTTTTATGACTACTTCTTTTAAGGATTTCAAAAGTGTTTCGAAAGATCTGAAGACGAAGGAAACGAAGAAATTTATCAATAATTTTCAAAAACTCTTTACCGTCAAAATCGATGAAGACCTGGTTTGGAATATTGAGAAAGAAACAAAGGAAAGCTTAGGAATGAAAGCTCAAAAAGCAACTACAAGTTACGGTGGCAGAAAGTGGACTGCGTGGTTCACCAATGAAATTCCATTACAAGAAGGACCTTATGTTTTTTATGGATTACCTGGCTTAATTACTGAAATTAATGATACTCAGAATGAGTATCATTTTTCCTTAGTTCAAATTAAAAACTCTGATGGAAAATTGTACGAGAAAGAAAAAGCCTTACCTATTTCCTGGAAACAATATGAAAAATTAGCACTGGCTTATTATTCTGATCCGACCCGGGAAATAAATGGTAAAAATGCAGGCGGAGCAGTTGTGATGAAATGGGTTGATGAAGAGGGCAACGAATTGATCCCAAATTTTAAAGAAATGAACGAAAGTGAGCAAAAAATAATCCGCGAGAATAATAACCCAATTGAATTAAATCATAAAATAAATTACAAATGA
- a CDS encoding BlaI/MecI/CopY family transcriptional regulator, protein MKHKLTEAEKEVMDILWDQKAAFMKDILEKYPEPKPASTTIATLLKRMQTKNLVGYKLFGNSRQYFPKVDKETYFNQEMNSMIDRFFNSSVSQFASFFANSKKLSQEQLKDLRDIIDHQIKE, encoded by the coding sequence ATGAAACATAAATTAACAGAAGCGGAAAAAGAGGTTATGGATATTTTATGGGATCAAAAAGCCGCCTTCATGAAAGATATCTTAGAAAAATATCCGGAGCCAAAACCGGCATCCACAACCATAGCAACTTTACTGAAAAGAATGCAAACGAAGAATTTAGTGGGATATAAACTTTTTGGAAATTCAAGACAATATTTTCCGAAGGTTGATAAAGAGACCTATTTCAATCAAGAGATGAACTCCATGATTGACCGTTTTTTCAACAGTTCGGTTTCTCAGTTTGCCTCTTTTTTCGCAAACAGCAAAAAGCTGTCGCAAGAACAGCTAAAAGACCTTCGGGATATCATTGATCACCAAATAAAAGAATAA
- the uvrB gene encoding excinuclease ABC subunit UvrB: MKFQLQSEYKPTGDQPTAIKKLTEGLEIGEKYQTLLGVTGSGKTFTIANVVNNVQKPTLVLAHNKTLAAQLFMEFKEFFPENAVEYFVSYYDYYQPEAFIASTNTYIEKDLSINEEVEKLRLSATASLLSGRRDVLIVASVSCIYGIGNPAEFHKSLISIEKNQKITRTSLLHSLVNALYARTLNEFQRGTFRVKGDVVDVFPAYADNAVRIQFFGDEIETIQSFDPVSGNVMSNFDEIIIYPANLFVTSKETQQNAIREIQDDMVKQVDFFNDIEKPYEAKRLQERTELDLEMMKELGYCSGIENYSRYFDGRLPGSRPFCLLDYFPKDYLMVIDESHVTVPQVHAMYGGDRSRKEVLVEHGFRLPAAMDNRPLKFEEFEAIQNQVIYVSATPADYELEKTGGEYIEQLIRPTGLLDPVIEIRPSLNQIDDLMEEIEKRAQIDERTLVTTLTKKMAEELTKYFTKFGIRTRYIHSDVETLDRIQIMQDLRVGLFDVLVGVNLLREGLDLPEVSLVAILDADKEGMLRSRRSMIQTVGRAARNLNGKAILYADKMTKSMQATIDETNYRRQKQMEYNEKHGMVPTSLNKKISEVLVGRSKDFPDPKYTQKEILLKVAEQKPNFGSADIEKLVAQKQKAMEAAAKNLDFIKAAKLRDEINALKTT; the protein is encoded by the coding sequence ATGAAATTCCAACTTCAATCAGAATATAAACCTACCGGCGATCAACCAACTGCCATAAAAAAGTTAACCGAGGGTCTCGAAATCGGCGAGAAATACCAAACCCTGCTTGGGGTAACTGGCTCCGGAAAAACATTTACCATAGCCAACGTTGTCAATAATGTGCAGAAACCAACTTTGGTTTTAGCGCACAATAAAACCTTGGCAGCCCAGCTTTTTATGGAGTTCAAAGAATTCTTTCCGGAAAATGCCGTAGAATATTTTGTCTCTTATTACGATTATTACCAGCCTGAAGCTTTTATTGCTTCCACGAATACTTATATTGAAAAAGATCTCTCCATTAACGAAGAAGTTGAAAAATTACGTCTGTCCGCAACGGCAAGTTTACTTTCGGGCCGCAGAGATGTTTTGATTGTTGCTTCAGTTTCCTGTATTTACGGGATCGGAAATCCGGCTGAGTTTCATAAGTCCTTGATTTCTATTGAGAAGAATCAGAAAATCACAAGAACAAGTTTGCTTCATTCTTTAGTAAATGCTTTGTATGCCAGAACGTTGAACGAGTTTCAGCGTGGCACATTTCGGGTAAAGGGAGACGTAGTAGATGTTTTTCCTGCCTATGCAGATAACGCGGTTCGAATTCAGTTTTTTGGGGACGAGATTGAGACTATTCAGTCTTTTGATCCGGTTTCCGGGAATGTGATGTCTAATTTTGATGAAATTATCATTTATCCCGCCAATCTTTTCGTGACTTCAAAAGAGACGCAGCAAAATGCCATTCGTGAGATTCAGGATGACATGGTAAAACAGGTTGATTTCTTTAATGATATTGAAAAACCTTACGAAGCAAAACGCCTGCAGGAAAGAACTGAGCTGGATTTAGAAATGATGAAAGAGCTTGGGTATTGTAGCGGAATCGAAAATTATTCCCGTTATTTTGATGGTAGATTACCCGGATCACGGCCTTTCTGTTTGCTGGATTATTTCCCCAAAGATTATTTAATGGTTATTGATGAAAGTCACGTGACTGTTCCGCAGGTTCACGCCATGTACGGTGGTGACCGCAGCAGAAAAGAAGTGTTGGTGGAACATGGTTTTCGCTTGCCGGCGGCTATGGATAACCGTCCTTTGAAGTTTGAGGAATTTGAAGCCATACAAAATCAGGTCATCTATGTTTCTGCCACGCCTGCCGATTATGAATTGGAAAAGACCGGTGGGGAATATATTGAACAGCTCATTCGCCCAACAGGATTATTGGATCCTGTAATTGAAATACGTCCTTCTTTAAATCAAATTGATGATTTAATGGAAGAGATTGAGAAAAGAGCCCAAATCGACGAAAGAACGTTGGTCACTACGCTGACTAAAAAAATGGCGGAAGAACTGACCAAATATTTTACAAAGTTCGGTATCCGAACCCGTTATATACACTCTGATGTGGAAACGCTGGATCGTATTCAGATCATGCAGGATCTACGCGTTGGTTTATTTGATGTTTTAGTGGGCGTGAATTTACTTCGGGAAGGTTTGGATTTGCCGGAGGTTTCTCTTGTGGCGATTTTAGATGCTGATAAAGAAGGGATGCTGCGTTCGCGACGATCTATGATTCAAACCGTTGGTCGTGCCGCCAGAAATTTAAATGGAAAAGCAATTTTATACGCCGATAAAATGACCAAATCAATGCAGGCAACCATTGATGAAACCAATTATCGTCGCCAAAAGCAAATGGAGTATAATGAGAAACATGGAATGGTCCCGACTTCCTTAAACAAGAAAATTTCAGAAGTTTTGGTCGGTCGAAGCAAAGATTTCCCGGATCCAAAATATACTCAAAAGGAAATTCTTCTTAAGGTTGCGGAACAGAAACCCAATTTCGGCAGTGCAGATATTGAGAAATTGGTGGCGCAAAAACAGAAAGCAATGGAGGCAGCTGCTAAGAATCTGGATTTCATTAAAGCTGCAAAATTACGCGACGAGATTAATGCTTTGAAAACAACCTAG
- a CDS encoding DUF6973 domain-containing protein has protein sequence MRNVKIIFNALQSLSFSKIMRLLRLTLSHPLFSIMGLYATLKSFSLAQKHFPKTHSNNGEGNAFRHALWTCLILMYCCKISSPRKALDYCKKMTDMHEELFPNKPLETKMDLHNNQVGMDYFMELLTGIHRQFFETSFFVDELKNKTKAAKVLKSLDDDFPGSLVYLEN, from the coding sequence ATGAGAAACGTCAAAATTATATTTAATGCTTTGCAATCTTTAAGCTTCAGTAAAATTATGAGGCTCTTAAGATTAACACTGTCACATCCTTTGTTTTCGATCATGGGGCTATATGCCACGTTAAAAAGTTTCTCCTTAGCGCAAAAACATTTCCCGAAAACCCACTCCAACAATGGGGAAGGAAATGCATTTCGTCATGCGCTCTGGACTTGCCTTATTTTAATGTACTGCTGCAAAATTTCTTCCCCGAGAAAAGCCTTGGATTACTGTAAGAAAATGACCGATATGCACGAAGAACTTTTCCCCAACAAACCTCTGGAGACAAAGATGGATCTGCATAACAACCAAGTAGGAATGGACTATTTCATGGAATTATTGACCGGAATTCACCGTCAGTTTTTTGAAACGAGTTTTTTCGTTGACGAACTCAAGAATAAAACAAAAGCTGCAAAAGTCTTAAAAAGTTTAGATGATGATTTTCCCGGAAGTTTGGTTTATTTAGAAAACTAA
- the accD gene encoding acetyl-CoA carboxylase, carboxyltransferase subunit beta yields the protein MAFDWFKRKAQNITTSTEDKKDVPKGLWHQTPTGKIIEHEELKANNYVSPEDGFHVRIGSREFFSILFDDNKFTELDANVESVDMLQFKDTKSYTDRLKEVKAKTKLTDSIRNAVGTVNGEKMVISCMDFSFIGGSLGSVMGEKIRRAVDYCIENRLPYMIICQSGGARMQEATYSLMQLAKVQAKLAQLSEAGLLYIAYLCDPTFGGITASFAMTADIIMAEPGALIGFAGPRVIRETIGKDLPEGFQTSEFLQEKGFVDFIVKRTEIKDKVSKTVRLLSHA from the coding sequence ATGGCATTCGACTGGTTTAAAAGAAAGGCACAGAATATTACGACTTCAACGGAAGATAAAAAAGATGTTCCTAAAGGACTTTGGCATCAGACTCCAACCGGAAAAATTATCGAGCACGAAGAATTAAAAGCGAATAATTACGTGTCGCCAGAAGATGGTTTTCATGTGAGAATTGGCAGTCGCGAGTTCTTTTCAATCCTTTTTGATGATAATAAATTTACGGAGCTGGACGCAAATGTGGAAAGTGTAGATATGTTGCAGTTCAAGGACACAAAATCGTATACTGACCGACTGAAAGAAGTGAAAGCCAAAACTAAGCTTACTGATTCGATCCGTAACGCAGTAGGTACGGTGAATGGAGAAAAAATGGTGATCTCTTGTATGGATTTCAGTTTCATTGGTGGTTCTTTAGGTTCAGTGATGGGCGAGAAGATCCGTCGTGCGGTTGATTACTGCATAGAGAACAGATTGCCTTATATGATCATTTGCCAGTCAGGTGGTGCACGAATGCAGGAAGCAACCTATTCATTGATGCAGCTGGCAAAAGTTCAGGCAAAATTAGCACAGCTTTCAGAAGCTGGGTTATTGTATATTGCTTATTTATGTGATCCAACATTTGGTGGAATTACCGCTTCTTTCGCAATGACCGCCGATATTATAATGGCAGAGCCCGGAGCATTAATTGGTTTCGCCGGCCCACGTGTGATTCGTGAAACTATCGGTAAAGATTTGCCAGAAGGTTTCCAAACTTCAGAATTTCTGCAGGAAAAAGGTTTTGTTGATTTCATTGTTAAAAGAACAGAAATCAAAGATAAAGTGTCAAAAACTGTGAGATTGTTAAGCCACGCTTAA
- a CDS encoding M56 family metallopeptidase has translation METLIFKIVLSSALLIAFYYLFLEKERSFKFNRSFLLSAVVFSYIVPFIPYNSPFKSYDNPQLIIGEGSLELNAASVNVAPSFDWMKILFIAYLLVSLFFLIKFIYSFLRLQFLKGEMRTYKNQKILILQKNYAPFSFMGTIYLSRKYLVDDQIDNRIFLHEKCHVEEKHSLDILFIEFLKIFSWFNPALFFYKKAMIANHEFLADQYVLQKNYDVKNYQYLILNEIKMAQSFNLTHQFDFNNTKKRFIMMTSKNSRLAGMKKVILLPVFAILFASFTKEKEVLIPSTTPEIKKNQNIAFSENNKKAAETIPQFFENSLEKDIVKIDTIRKEKKIVAENAFPTSPPPPPPPAEPRESVDVLPSYPGGINEFRTLVSKNFDTTVLTGQEGLMKSTIYFTIDENGNVSDFMSEGENPKFNEEALRSIKLSNQEKKWTPATKDGQNVSYVFKMPLTMVFQGSAKK, from the coding sequence ATGGAAACCTTAATTTTTAAAATCGTACTTTCTTCTGCGTTGTTGATTGCCTTCTATTATTTGTTTTTAGAAAAAGAGCGAAGTTTTAAATTCAACCGGAGTTTTCTACTTTCTGCGGTTGTATTTTCCTATATTGTGCCTTTTATTCCCTATAATTCACCTTTTAAATCTTATGATAATCCGCAACTGATCATCGGTGAGGGGAGTTTAGAATTGAATGCAGCGAGCGTGAATGTTGCTCCATCCTTTGACTGGATGAAAATCCTATTTATCGCCTATCTACTGGTTTCCTTATTCTTTTTGATCAAATTTATTTATTCCTTTCTGCGGCTTCAATTTTTAAAAGGTGAAATGCGGACTTACAAGAATCAAAAAATTCTGATCCTCCAAAAAAATTACGCGCCGTTCAGTTTTATGGGAACCATTTATTTAAGTAGAAAATATCTCGTTGATGATCAGATTGATAACCGAATTTTTCTACACGAGAAATGTCATGTGGAGGAAAAACACAGTTTGGATATTCTGTTCATTGAGTTTTTAAAAATATTTTCCTGGTTTAATCCTGCCTTATTTTTTTATAAAAAAGCCATGATTGCCAATCACGAATTTTTAGCAGATCAATATGTTTTACAAAAGAATTATGATGTTAAAAACTACCAGTATTTAATTTTAAATGAAATAAAAATGGCGCAAAGTTTCAACCTTACGCACCAGTTCGATTTTAATAACACCAAAAAAAGATTTATTATGATGACTTCAAAAAACTCCAGATTAGCCGGAATGAAGAAAGTTATTCTTCTTCCAGTTTTTGCGATTTTATTTGCTTCTTTCACCAAAGAAAAAGAAGTGCTAATTCCTTCTACTACGCCAGAAATTAAGAAAAACCAGAATATTGCATTTTCTGAGAACAATAAGAAAGCAGCAGAAACTATTCCTCAGTTCTTCGAAAATTCTTTGGAGAAAGACATCGTGAAAATTGATACGATTAGAAAGGAAAAGAAAATAGTGGCAGAAAATGCGTTTCCAACGTCGCCTCCACCACCACCTCCACCAGCAGAGCCACGTGAATCGGTAGATGTTTTACCATCTTATCCAGGCGGAATCAACGAATTTCGCACGTTGGTTAGTAAAAATTTTGACACGACGGTTTTAACTGGGCAAGAAGGTTTAATGAAATCGACTATTTATTTTACAATTGATGAAAACGGAAATGTGTCGGATTTTATGAGCGAAGGTGAGAATCCAAAGTTTAACGAGGAAGCCTTAAGAAGCATAAAACTTTCAAATCAAGAAAAAAAGTGGACACCTGCAACGAAAGATGGTCAAAATGTATCTTATGTTTTTAAAATGCCTTTGACAATGGTTTTTCAAGGGTCTGCTAAGAAATAG
- a CDS encoding DUF3820 family protein, translating to MPNPELRPEILQEICETEMPFGKHKGTLLVDLPINYLEWFQRQGMPAGKLGMQLSTIFEIKMNGLMDLLTPLRKKIPKSAPKKTVYKF from the coding sequence ATGCCTAACCCTGAACTTCGTCCGGAAATTCTCCAGGAAATCTGCGAAACCGAAATGCCTTTTGGAAAACACAAAGGAACCTTGCTGGTAGACTTACCGATTAACTATCTGGAATGGTTTCAGCGCCAGGGAATGCCCGCCGGAAAATTAGGAATGCAACTCTCGACCATCTTTGAAATTAAAATGAATGGATTGATGGATCTGCTGACTCCTTTAAGAAAGAAAATTCCCAAATCTGCACCGAAAAAAACCGTCTATAAATTCTAG
- a CDS encoding PQQ-dependent sugar dehydrogenase, translated as MKYQILKLSSFCLILMISCTGNSKSTSEKNNMAGQSGQLPNPETADKNAPSYQSAFAGQSRIAGLKTKAEYKVEIINSSLEKPWGIINLPDGRFLITEKSGFMNIVSPDGKTISKVEGFPKVDTNAQGGLLDVALDPDFQNNRMIYYTFSEPVEDGNHTAVGKGKLSENEKMIENPQVIFRATPTYDGKLHYGSRLVFDKEGYLFVSTGERSDMETRPLAQNTMAYLGKVLKITKEGKPAPVNPFIGNVKYKPEIYSYGHRNPQGLAMDDKGQLWEAEMGPKGGDEVNLIQPGKNYGWGDVTYGLEYSGKKINNGTTQKEGTEQPVYYWDPSISMSGITFYNGTMEEWKNNLFLGCLSGEKIIRLVIKDNKVVGEEWLLEDQKERFRDVLNGYDGNLYGITDSGKLYKISKK; from the coding sequence ATGAAATATCAAATTCTTAAACTGTCTTCATTTTGTTTGATTTTAATGATTTCCTGTACTGGAAATTCTAAATCTACATCTGAAAAAAATAATATGGCTGGTCAAAGTGGTCAACTTCCCAATCCTGAAACTGCCGATAAGAATGCACCTTCCTATCAGTCTGCTTTTGCAGGACAATCCAGAATAGCAGGTCTGAAAACAAAGGCTGAATACAAAGTAGAAATTATCAATTCAAGTTTAGAAAAACCCTGGGGAATCATCAACCTTCCCGATGGACGATTTTTAATTACAGAAAAATCAGGTTTTATGAATATTGTTTCTCCGGACGGGAAAACAATTTCAAAAGTCGAGGGATTCCCAAAAGTTGATACCAATGCTCAAGGTGGACTGCTCGATGTTGCTTTGGACCCAGACTTCCAAAATAACAGGATGATTTACTATACATTTTCAGAACCCGTTGAAGATGGAAATCACACGGCAGTGGGTAAAGGAAAACTTTCAGAAAACGAAAAGATGATCGAAAATCCTCAGGTTATTTTCAGAGCTACACCAACTTACGATGGCAAATTACATTACGGAAGCCGTTTGGTTTTTGACAAAGAGGGATATCTATTTGTAAGCACAGGAGAACGTTCTGATATGGAAACCAGACCCTTAGCTCAAAATACGATGGCTTATTTGGGTAAAGTTTTAAAAATAACAAAAGAGGGTAAACCTGCGCCAGTAAATCCTTTTATCGGCAACGTAAAATATAAACCGGAAATCTACTCCTACGGACACCGAAACCCACAAGGTTTGGCAATGGACGACAAAGGTCAACTTTGGGAAGCGGAGATGGGTCCAAAAGGAGGCGACGAGGTTAACCTTATTCAACCCGGAAAAAATTACGGCTGGGGCGATGTTACTTATGGATTAGAATACAGCGGTAAAAAAATTAATAACGGAACAACACAAAAAGAAGGTACAGAACAACCTGTTTATTATTGGGATCCTTCAATCTCAATGAGTGGAATCACTTTTTACAACGGTACGATGGAAGAATGGAAAAACAATTTATTCCTCGGGTGTTTGAGTGGTGAAAAAATCATTAGACTCGTCATTAAAGATAATAAAGTTGTCGGCGAAGAATGGTTGCTGGAAGACCAAAAAGAACGTTTCCGCGATGTGTTAAATGGATATGACGGAAATCTTTACGGCATTACGGACAGTGGAAAACTCTATAAAATATCGAAAAAGTAG
- a CDS encoding CBS domain-containing protein, with translation MFIKDYISKDYPAFNTSDSIEEANEVAKEFGYSHVFIKKKGIYQGALSQQFLEESPEGNLASLEHHFEKFALLDDGNILDSIKLFHTFNTNIIPIITKQEKYRGYFSCDDVFSEFAKYPLFSETGALLVVQIHSKNYSMTDVCKIVESNNAKIYGCYISSFVDEEVQITLKISSENLSSIDETFERYGYNVVHKYYDDEKEELLKDRFGFFQKYMEF, from the coding sequence ATGTTTATTAAAGATTACATCTCCAAAGATTATCCGGCATTCAATACCAGTGATTCCATAGAAGAAGCGAATGAAGTGGCAAAGGAATTCGGCTACTCGCACGTCTTTATAAAAAAGAAAGGAATTTATCAGGGAGCTTTGAGTCAGCAGTTTTTGGAAGAAAGTCCGGAGGGAAACCTTGCCTCTTTAGAGCATCACTTCGAGAAGTTTGCGCTGCTTGATGACGGTAATATCCTGGATTCTATTAAATTATTTCACACCTTTAATACGAATATTATTCCCATCATCACAAAGCAAGAAAAGTATCGCGGATATTTTTCCTGTGATGATGTCTTTAGTGAATTTGCCAAATATCCCTTATTTTCGGAAACTGGAGCTTTACTTGTCGTACAGATTCACAGCAAAAACTATTCGATGACCGATGTATGTAAGATCGTGGAGTCTAACAATGCTAAAATTTACGGGTGTTATATCAGCTCATTTGTTGATGAAGAGGTGCAGATTACTTTAAAGATCAGCAGTGAAAATCTTAGTTCGATTGATGAAACCTTTGAAAGATACGGCTACAACGTCGTTCACAAATATTACGATGACGAAAAAGAAGAACTGCTAAAAGACCGGTTCGGATTTTTTCAAAAATATATGGAATTTTAA